A genomic window from Bradyrhizobium sp. SK17 includes:
- a CDS encoding lytic transglycosylase domain-containing protein translates to MSIRITAIGFSVLAALGGVYAQDAGKPARLAAVDASGRVLPVETPSASIERIGSTFAALAPCAGVKAIAPDDARALVVRIATEENFYPDFVQAVAKNESRFNSIALSDKGAFGLMQLKPETAQRFKVNLCDPADNVRGGVRFLRALHEKYRNPFFILAAYNAGEGAVEENRGVPPFPETVRFVAQVINDFYLWPSPGSASRPSRRTAVGRRELIEPGMPSGAAASPTKTTPEAHWNDGFVMHVD, encoded by the coding sequence ATGTCGATTCGCATCACGGCGATCGGGTTCAGCGTCCTGGCGGCTCTCGGCGGCGTATATGCGCAGGACGCCGGGAAGCCAGCCCGCCTCGCTGCCGTCGATGCCTCGGGCAGGGTGCTCCCCGTTGAGACGCCCTCCGCTTCGATCGAACGCATCGGCAGTACCTTTGCGGCCCTCGCGCCCTGCGCGGGCGTCAAGGCGATAGCGCCGGACGATGCGCGCGCCCTCGTCGTGCGCATCGCCACAGAGGAGAATTTTTATCCCGACTTCGTCCAGGCGGTCGCCAAGAACGAAAGTCGCTTCAATTCGATCGCGCTTTCAGACAAGGGCGCGTTCGGCCTGATGCAGTTGAAGCCGGAGACGGCGCAACGCTTCAAGGTGAACCTCTGCGACCCCGCCGACAATGTCCGAGGCGGCGTTCGCTTTCTCCGCGCCCTGCATGAGAAATATCGGAATCCGTTCTTCATCCTCGCCGCCTACAACGCCGGCGAGGGCGCGGTGGAAGAGAACCGCGGCGTCCCTCCCTTCCCCGAAACAGTGCGCTTCGTGGCGCAGGTCATCAACGACTTCTACCTCTGGCCGAGCCCGGGGAGCGCGAGCCGTCCTAGTCGGCGGACTGCAGTCGGGCGGCGGGAACTGATTGAGCCGGGAATGCCAAGCGGCGCCGCGGCTTCGCCGACTAAGACGACGCCAGAAGCGCACTGGAACGATGGATTCGTCATGCATGTCGACTGA
- a CDS encoding TrbC/VirB2 family protein has product MRRSMSRWPLAGTLLVMSIADAVAQSSGGTLQPVQSTLTQLVSALTGPIATALATLAVIACGFFAWSGRLTWGIAGSVIFGIVLVFGSAQIVQFFQSAVGQ; this is encoded by the coding sequence ATGAGGAGATCGATGTCGCGCTGGCCCCTTGCTGGAACGCTCTTGGTGATGAGCATCGCCGACGCCGTGGCGCAGTCGAGCGGTGGAACGCTGCAACCGGTGCAGTCGACGTTGACCCAACTGGTGTCGGCGCTGACCGGGCCGATCGCGACCGCGCTTGCCACGCTTGCCGTCATCGCTTGCGGCTTCTTCGCCTGGTCCGGTCGGCTGACTTGGGGCATCGCCGGCAGCGTCATTTTCGGGATCGTGCTGGTGTTCGGCTCTGCGCAGATCGTCCAGTTCTTCCAATCGGCGGTCGGGCAATGA
- the nhaA gene encoding Na+/H+ antiporter NhaA translates to MSSDKSSSTGRINSSLRRFLNSESSSGLLLMAAALLAIVTANSPLASTYFTALHTYVGPLSLQHWVNDALMAFFFLLVGLEIKREILDGHLSSWGRRLLPGVAAAGGMLVPALIYVTFNSGHPEALRGWAIPSATDIAFALGVLSLLGPRVPASLKVFLAALAIIDDLGAVIIIAVFYTSGLSLPDLGGAAAVVALLIVLNKRNVNSLIPYLLLGIVLWVLVLRSGIHATLAGVILALTIPIRRTPAKPEASPAVSLLHRLEHALNVPVTFLVVPIFGFANAGVPFAGTTPAALGEPLTLGIAVGLVFGKLIGVFGAVWLSVRTGLANLPPSASWGQMLGVSLLCGIGFTMSLFIGLLAFSDPFLQDRMKFGILMGSVIAGISGYVVLRLTNREKPSSLRG, encoded by the coding sequence ATGTCTTCAGATAAATCTTCGTCAACTGGTCGCATCAACTCTTCACTTCGCAGGTTTCTCAACAGCGAATCGTCAAGCGGCTTGCTTCTCATGGCTGCGGCTTTGCTCGCTATTGTCACTGCAAACTCGCCTCTTGCATCGACCTATTTTACAGCTCTTCATACTTATGTCGGCCCGCTAAGCCTTCAGCATTGGGTCAATGATGCGCTGATGGCGTTTTTCTTCCTGCTGGTCGGGCTAGAGATAAAACGTGAGATACTCGACGGTCATCTCTCCAGCTGGGGACGTCGGCTTCTCCCTGGCGTGGCGGCGGCGGGCGGGATGTTGGTGCCCGCGCTCATCTACGTCACCTTCAACAGTGGGCATCCCGAGGCGTTGCGCGGCTGGGCGATCCCCTCGGCGACCGACATCGCCTTCGCGCTCGGAGTGCTCTCGCTTCTCGGACCCCGAGTGCCCGCTTCGCTGAAGGTCTTTCTCGCCGCACTGGCAATCATCGACGACCTTGGCGCGGTCATCATCATAGCGGTTTTCTACACGAGTGGCCTGTCCCTGCCTGATCTCGGAGGCGCGGCTGCGGTCGTCGCGCTGTTGATCGTGCTCAACAAGCGCAACGTAAACTCCCTGATTCCCTATTTGCTGCTTGGTATAGTGCTCTGGGTCCTGGTCCTCCGCTCTGGCATTCACGCGACGCTGGCCGGCGTGATTCTCGCTCTCACGATCCCGATTCGCCGGACGCCTGCCAAGCCCGAAGCCTCGCCTGCTGTCTCATTGCTCCACCGGCTCGAACACGCATTGAATGTGCCAGTCACGTTCCTCGTCGTGCCGATCTTCGGTTTCGCGAACGCTGGCGTCCCGTTTGCTGGCACAACTCCGGCGGCGCTCGGAGAGCCATTAACCTTGGGTATCGCGGTCGGGCTCGTGTTCGGTAAGTTGATCGGGGTGTTCGGAGCAGTCTGGCTATCGGTTCGGACGGGTCTTGCCAATCTTCCGCCCAGCGCCAGCTGGGGCCAGATGCTCGGCGTCTCTCTCCTTTGCGGGATAGGCTTCACAATGAGTCTGTTCATCGGCCTCCTGGCCTTCAGCGATCCTTTTCTCCAAGATCGAATGAAGTTTGGCATTCTCATGGGATCGGTCATCGCCGGGATCAGTGGATATGTCGTTCTGAGGCTGACCAATCGTGAAAAGCCATCATCTTTGAGGGGATGA
- a CDS encoding single-stranded DNA-binding protein, producing MRTTNLFILRGRVGQAPKAFNKAAKINVATDRAWTDGKGERREETDWVTVTILNEKAAEWAIANIAKGDAVYAECRIADGSYKKDGETVYTTDIIANVFHKLDLGSRDDAAA from the coding sequence TTGAGAACCACAAACCTGTTCATCCTGCGTGGCCGGGTCGGCCAGGCGCCGAAAGCTTTCAACAAGGCGGCCAAGATCAATGTCGCGACCGATCGTGCCTGGACCGACGGCAAGGGCGAGCGGCGAGAGGAAACGGACTGGGTGACGGTCACGATCCTCAATGAAAAGGCCGCCGAATGGGCGATCGCGAACATCGCCAAAGGCGACGCGGTCTACGCCGAATGCCGGATTGCGGACGGTTCCTATAAGAAGGATGGCGAAACCGTCTACACGACAGACATCATCGCCAACGTCTTCCACAAGCTCGATCTCGGATCGCGCGACGATGCAGCCGCGTAA
- a CDS encoding RES family NAD+ phosphorylase yields MAAALPEPLPGPAWLWFRPEPVQRSRDDIGPPERFGVVYFGSSIKVCFVEVILRDRGVARTHTFPIEWAELEAWSCAEVRVEAALRVVDLRGDGLVRMGIPTDVARASTQHLARIWSRALWAHDTKPDGLMYDSRLNGETNVVVFDRALPKLAPVATPRLVDCRGDLATILTDLDLAIV; encoded by the coding sequence ATGGCGGCGGCTTTACCAGAGCCGCTTCCCGGACCCGCTTGGCTATGGTTTCGGCCCGAGCCGGTTCAGCGATCCCGAGACGACATTGGTCCCCCGGAGCGTTTCGGCGTCGTTTATTTTGGTAGCAGCATCAAGGTGTGTTTCGTCGAGGTAATTCTACGGGACCGAGGTGTCGCCCGAACCCATACCTTCCCGATCGAATGGGCGGAGCTCGAGGCGTGGAGTTGCGCCGAGGTTAGGGTCGAGGCGGCGTTGCGGGTCGTCGATTTGCGCGGCGATGGTCTGGTTCGGATGGGAATTCCGACCGACGTCGCTCGCGCCAGCACGCAGCATCTTGCGCGCATCTGGTCGCGGGCTCTGTGGGCACATGACACGAAGCCTGACGGCCTGATGTATGACTCGCGGCTCAACGGCGAGACGAACGTCGTTGTCTTCGATAGAGCTTTACCAAAGCTGGCGCCGGTCGCCACGCCACGGCTCGTCGATTGCCGCGGCGATCTTGCGACCATCCTCACCGATTTGGATCTGGCCATCGTGTGA
- a CDS encoding helix-turn-helix transcriptional regulator: MESDQAILAFTALAQSTRLDVFRLLIEHEPEGLPAGDIARHMAVPHNTMSTHLAVLTRAGLIEAERQSRSIIYRAKLDAVRVLAGYLVKDCCGGRPEICAPLIAELTPCCAPQTEAVKEAAHD; this comes from the coding sequence ATGGAATCCGACCAGGCCATTCTTGCCTTCACCGCGCTCGCCCAGTCGACCCGGCTCGACGTCTTTCGGCTGTTGATCGAGCATGAGCCGGAAGGGTTGCCGGCCGGCGACATCGCGCGACACATGGCCGTGCCCCACAACACCATGTCGACCCATCTTGCGGTCCTGACGCGCGCCGGACTGATCGAAGCCGAGCGGCAAAGCCGGTCGATCATCTACCGGGCAAAGCTCGATGCCGTGCGGGTGTTGGCCGGATACCTGGTCAAGGATTGCTGCGGCGGGCGGCCCGAGATCTGCGCGCCGCTGATCGCCGAGCTGACGCCCTGCTGCGCCCCCCAAACTGAAGCCGTCAAGGAGGCCGCCCATGACTGA
- a CDS encoding thermonuclease family protein, whose amino-acid sequence MRRAHVIAGIVVPLLTLSAAFAEAPASRWFPVPANALYLTGDSWSDTGVTYRLYGVQSCLRGTSFTNAHGLERDCGEASLAMLVALTRDLRPQCYDAAEQPETKTVFVFCVATRVAGAGAGSRIDLGTALIATGFAFAALKPDGQPVHAPYFVAQLVAQRAKAGLWAFPDLPDPNAIILRALHEQARPSTPPHPPTPAESSQQ is encoded by the coding sequence ATGAGGCGAGCCCACGTCATTGCCGGGATCGTCGTACCGTTGCTCACGCTCAGCGCGGCATTCGCGGAAGCGCCGGCCTCCCGCTGGTTTCCGGTGCCGGCGAATGCGCTCTATCTCACCGGCGACAGTTGGTCTGATACCGGCGTCACCTATCGCCTTTATGGCGTGCAGTCCTGCCTTCGCGGCACGAGCTTCACCAACGCCCATGGTCTCGAACGCGATTGCGGCGAGGCCTCGCTTGCGATGCTGGTGGCGTTGACGCGGGATTTACGGCCTCAATGCTATGACGCCGCCGAGCAGCCCGAGACCAAGACCGTCTTCGTCTTCTGCGTCGCGACCCGCGTGGCCGGCGCGGGCGCCGGATCGCGGATCGATCTCGGCACGGCCTTGATCGCGACCGGATTCGCTTTCGCCGCCTTGAAGCCGGACGGTCAGCCCGTCCACGCCCCGTACTTCGTCGCGCAGCTTGTTGCGCAGCGCGCCAAGGCGGGCTTGTGGGCGTTTCCTGACCTGCCCGACCCGAACGCGATCATCCTGCGCGCGCTTCACGAACAGGCGCGCCCGTCTACGCCGCCGCATCCACCAACTCCCGCAGAATCCAGCCAGCAATGA
- a CDS encoding thermonuclease family protein — translation MQPRKLVLGMVSGFAVFNSQAGMAQTPAASPGVYSPKAAVQSPPLRVEVIDGTRFRDIETHEAYRLYGIDTCAPEQSARRGRQAWPCGTMATAWLVTATLNTWLACATLRDEASEHLVRCASAGHPDIAADMVREGVAVTVPATQDDPVIRSYALAEQDARKAYRGLWSSTFQMPWDWRASRDVTRQPIARGEATP, via the coding sequence ATGCAGCCGCGTAAGCTCGTCCTTGGGATGGTGTCGGGCTTTGCGGTCTTCAATAGCCAGGCGGGGATGGCGCAGACGCCTGCCGCTTCGCCTGGCGTCTATTCACCCAAGGCCGCCGTCCAGTCGCCGCCGTTGCGCGTCGAGGTGATCGACGGTACGCGCTTTCGCGATATTGAAACGCACGAAGCCTACCGGCTCTACGGAATCGACACCTGCGCGCCCGAGCAATCCGCGCGCCGCGGCCGGCAGGCCTGGCCCTGCGGCACGATGGCAACGGCGTGGCTGGTGACCGCGACACTGAACACGTGGCTGGCCTGCGCCACGCTGCGCGATGAGGCCAGCGAACACCTGGTGCGCTGCGCCTCCGCCGGTCATCCCGACATTGCCGCCGACATGGTCCGTGAAGGGGTGGCGGTGACGGTCCCGGCCACGCAAGACGACCCCGTGATTCGCAGCTATGCGCTGGCCGAGCAGGACGCGCGCAAAGCGTACCGTGGCTTGTGGTCGAGCACGTTCCAGATGCCCTGGGACTGGCGCGCCAGCCGTGACGTCACGCGGCAACCGATCGCGCGCGGCGAGGCAACGCCATGA
- a CDS encoding acyl-homoserine-lactone synthase, whose amino-acid sequence MLMVIPGSDISRHASLMDRVFRFRHSIFVDEKGWTELRQPDGLERDRFDDVHAIHQICLRGDDIVGYQRLLPTTRPHLLSDVLTDLCHRRPPRGPRVFEWTRFCVAPGSREMRPRPEGPFLELAQGVVEWGMAHRVDTVTVAIDWRLMVIAMQLRFFVRPLGFPKRIGRDEVVALRMSFNRETLATLRQARGCDEPVLPNLPLPTAA is encoded by the coding sequence ATGCTCATGGTCATTCCCGGCTCGGACATCAGTCGGCATGCCTCGCTGATGGATCGAGTCTTCCGTTTCCGTCATTCCATCTTTGTCGACGAGAAGGGCTGGACTGAACTGCGCCAGCCGGACGGCCTGGAGCGCGATCGCTTCGACGATGTCCATGCGATCCACCAGATCTGCCTTCGTGGCGACGACATCGTCGGGTATCAGCGTCTTCTGCCGACGACCAGGCCGCATCTTCTCAGCGATGTCTTGACCGATCTGTGTCATCGCCGGCCGCCGCGCGGCCCGCGTGTCTTCGAATGGACGCGCTTTTGTGTCGCCCCTGGCAGCCGCGAGATGCGCCCGCGTCCCGAAGGGCCGTTTCTCGAGCTCGCGCAAGGGGTCGTCGAATGGGGGATGGCACACCGGGTCGATACCGTCACGGTCGCGATCGATTGGCGTCTCATGGTCATCGCCATGCAGTTGCGCTTTTTCGTACGACCTCTGGGCTTTCCCAAGCGCATCGGCCGCGACGAAGTGGTCGCGCTGCGAATGTCCTTCAACCGCGAGACGCTTGCCACGCTCCGCCAGGCGCGCGGGTGTGATGAGCCTGTGCTGCCGAACCTGCCGCTACCGACAGCGGCTTAG
- a CDS encoding type IV secretion system protein VirB3, with product MTENELEDPLIAPLVKALTRAPTLMGVPYMYFMFNGVVSSVCFLISHNLFLLLVAIPLHLFGFVMTLRDDRIFEILFVKSTKCPPRSRAFWAADSYSA from the coding sequence ATGACAGAGAACGAGCTCGAGGACCCGCTGATCGCGCCCCTCGTCAAGGCGTTGACGCGCGCCCCGACGCTGATGGGCGTGCCGTACATGTACTTCATGTTCAACGGCGTGGTTTCGAGCGTGTGCTTTTTGATCTCGCACAATCTATTCCTGCTGTTGGTGGCGATCCCGCTGCACTTGTTTGGCTTCGTCATGACGCTGCGCGACGACCGCATTTTCGAAATCCTGTTCGTCAAATCCACCAAATGTCCGCCCCGCTCGCGCGCCTTCTGGGCCGCCGACAGCTACTCTGCGTGA